The following coding sequences lie in one Mycobacterium gordonae genomic window:
- a CDS encoding DUF7218 family protein, with protein MPNSSVKNEKLYEELRKKGDSKQKAARISNAAAGQGKSKVARKGSRSESYPDWTVPELKKRAKELGTSGYSSLTKDELVDKLRNH; from the coding sequence GTGCCGAATTCGTCGGTCAAGAACGAAAAGCTCTATGAAGAACTACGCAAGAAGGGCGATTCGAAGCAGAAAGCCGCACGGATTTCCAATGCGGCCGCCGGACAAGGGAAATCCAAGGTCGCGCGCAAGGGAAGCAGGTCCGAGTCGTACCCGGACTGGACCGTGCCGGAGCTGAAGAAGCGTGCCAAAGAGCTGGGTACGAGCGGATATTCGAGCCTGACGAAAGACGAACTGGTCGACAAGCTGCGCAACCATTGA
- a CDS encoding nucleotidyltransferase family protein codes for MDLPAEPRCTELREALRCAVSALKEHGPPFALTGSYALWAYGAPEPNHDVDIVLAEADIPAAATTLGKAEFRIERPPEDWLFKAHFGETGETVVDVLHRVNGATVTPDALDCAEQRVVLAISIPVLPPTEVFIQKLRALTDHYCDFAKLLPAARAVREQLDWHHIAAETADNDFAAAFLILVDRLGITA; via the coding sequence ATGGATTTGCCTGCCGAGCCACGCTGCACCGAACTTCGCGAAGCGCTGCGTTGTGCGGTGTCGGCGCTCAAAGAGCACGGCCCCCCGTTCGCGCTGACGGGCAGTTACGCGCTGTGGGCCTACGGCGCTCCCGAGCCGAACCACGATGTCGACATAGTGCTGGCTGAAGCTGATATTCCGGCGGCCGCCACCACCCTCGGTAAGGCTGAATTCCGCATCGAACGTCCACCGGAGGACTGGCTGTTCAAGGCGCACTTCGGCGAGACCGGCGAGACCGTGGTCGACGTTCTGCACCGCGTCAACGGCGCGACAGTCACTCCGGACGCCTTGGACTGCGCCGAGCAGCGCGTGGTGTTGGCCATCTCGATCCCGGTACTGCCGCCTACCGAGGTATTCATTCAGAAGCTTCGTGCCCTCACCGACCACTACTGCGATTTTGCGAAGCTGCTGCCGGCCGCGCGGGCGGTCCGCGAACAGCTGGACTGGCACCACATCGCCGCAGAGACAGCGGACAACGATTTCGCGGCCGCCTTCCTGATACTGGTGGACCGGTTGGGCATCACTGCGTAG
- a CDS encoding isochorismatase family cysteine hydrolase has protein sequence MSDTAVLIIDMFNAYDHPDAEQLADNVAGIVDPLVGLANDAREHDGVDLIYVNDNHGNFTADREAVISGALQGKRPELVKPLVPSADTYLLTKVRHSVFYSTALDYLLDRLKTQRLVLSGQVTEQCILYSALDGYLRHYEVVVPPDAVANIDEELGSAALKMMERNMSAELVSAAHCLP, from the coding sequence GTGAGTGATACTGCCGTGTTGATCATCGACATGTTCAACGCCTACGACCATCCCGACGCCGAGCAACTGGCCGACAACGTCGCCGGCATCGTCGATCCGCTGGTCGGCCTGGCCAACGACGCCCGCGAGCACGACGGCGTCGACCTGATCTACGTCAACGACAACCACGGCAACTTCACCGCCGACCGCGAAGCCGTCATCTCCGGCGCACTGCAGGGCAAGCGACCTGAGCTGGTCAAGCCGCTGGTGCCCTCGGCCGACACCTACCTGCTCACGAAGGTTCGCCACAGCGTCTTCTACTCCACGGCACTGGATTATCTGCTGGATCGACTGAAGACCCAGCGGCTCGTGCTGTCCGGTCAGGTCACCGAACAGTGCATCCTCTACAGCGCCCTCGACGGCTACCTTCGCCATTACGAGGTGGTGGTACCGCCCGACGCGGTCGCGAACATCGACGAGGAACTCGGTTCAGCCGCGCTGAAGATGATGGAGCGCAACATGAGCGCCGAACTCGTGTCGGCCGCACACTGCCTGCCGTAG
- a CDS encoding DUF4193 domain-containing protein, with protein sequence MTTVSDYDARRVTDADAADQSTLRELGSVPKLTTAVVDDDPNESLFFELPGADLSSEELSVVVIPQRSDEFTCSSCFLVQHRNRLRDTSGGRQICADCV encoded by the coding sequence ATGACGACCGTCAGTGATTACGACGCACGCCGTGTGACCGATGCCGACGCCGCGGACCAGTCCACGCTTCGTGAACTGGGCAGCGTGCCAAAACTGACGACGGCAGTTGTCGACGACGACCCCAACGAGTCGCTCTTCTTCGAGTTGCCGGGTGCCGACCTGTCCAGCGAGGAACTGTCGGTGGTGGTGATTCCCCAGCGCTCGGACGAGTTCACCTGCTCGAGCTGCTTCCTGGTGCAGCACCGCAACCGGCTTCGCGACACCAGCGGCGGCCGGCAGATCTGCGCGGACTGCGTGTGA
- a CDS encoding endonuclease/exonuclease/phosphatase family protein, which yields MRIATFNILHGRTVGDGVDPQRLQDCVRRLDPDVLALQEVDFDQLRSGRADLTAAAEAMGAVEHRFVAAISGTPGATWMAATGREQPGTAAYGIALLSRFQATSWQVVRLPRIPMRFPMYLPVPNKVMIVDEEPRAAVIARLQTPLGLMTVANTHLSYVPAWNVRQLRRLIRDLRGLPGPRLLVGDLNLTPAPVHRWTGMRPLATAATFPADMPTRQLDHIVTDDKELCAGATIAEMMSISDHRPLVADLHR from the coding sequence GTGCGAATAGCGACCTTCAACATCCTGCACGGCCGCACCGTCGGAGACGGCGTGGACCCGCAGCGGCTGCAGGACTGCGTGCGGCGCCTGGACCCGGATGTACTCGCTTTGCAAGAGGTCGACTTCGACCAGCTCCGGTCCGGTCGGGCCGACCTCACGGCCGCCGCCGAGGCGATGGGTGCGGTGGAGCACCGGTTCGTGGCCGCTATCTCGGGAACACCCGGGGCGACGTGGATGGCGGCCACCGGCCGGGAACAACCCGGGACTGCGGCGTACGGAATCGCGCTGCTGTCGCGATTCCAGGCGACCAGCTGGCAGGTGGTGCGGCTGCCCCGCATCCCGATGCGCTTTCCTATGTATCTACCGGTACCCAACAAGGTGATGATCGTCGACGAGGAGCCGCGCGCGGCGGTGATCGCGCGCTTGCAGACGCCGCTGGGGCTGATGACGGTCGCTAACACGCACTTGTCCTACGTGCCGGCGTGGAACGTGCGCCAACTGCGTCGCCTGATTCGCGACCTGCGCGGTCTGCCGGGGCCACGGCTGCTGGTCGGCGACTTAAACCTCACACCGGCGCCCGTGCACCGCTGGACCGGTATGAGACCGCTGGCGACCGCGGCGACCTTTCCCGCCGATATGCCGACTCGTCAGCTCGATCACATCGTGACCGACGACAAGGAACTTTGCGCCGGCGCGACCATCGCCGAGATGATGTCGATTTCGGATCACCGGCCGTTGGTGGCCGACCTGCACCGCTGA
- a CDS encoding STAS domain-containing protein — protein MADPSPAVVIATDRCGDAAILRVDGVLDSSTYRGLRDCVIKAALDEPNAVIVDVNRLEVPGPSAWSVFTSARWHVNIWPDVPILLVSGDIRDRRAIARCGVARYVPVHPTREAALRAVSGSAVRSRRRGRAVLPRGRVGIRPARTLIDEWLTAWSRDGLIPVASTVATVFVENVLEHTESAPVLIAESYGGCVTVAVEDGSQQPAIRHEDTGYGADLVSGLSVVSVLCRAWGSTPTPSGKTVWAVVGHENQL, from the coding sequence ATGGCTGACCCCAGCCCCGCCGTCGTGATCGCCACGGACCGCTGTGGTGACGCCGCCATCTTGCGTGTCGACGGCGTGCTGGACAGTTCGACCTATCGGGGTCTGCGCGACTGCGTCATCAAGGCGGCGCTGGACGAGCCGAACGCGGTCATCGTCGACGTCAATCGGTTGGAAGTGCCCGGTCCGTCGGCGTGGTCGGTGTTCACCAGCGCGCGCTGGCATGTCAACATCTGGCCAGACGTCCCGATTCTGTTGGTATCCGGGGATATTCGTGATCGACGAGCCATCGCCCGCTGCGGTGTAGCCCGGTACGTGCCGGTGCACCCGACCCGCGAGGCCGCGCTGCGTGCCGTCAGTGGCTCCGCCGTGCGCAGTCGCCGCCGGGGGCGCGCGGTGCTCCCCCGTGGCCGGGTCGGTATTCGCCCCGCTCGGACCCTGATCGACGAATGGCTTACCGCGTGGTCGCGGGATGGCCTGATACCGGTCGCCAGCACCGTCGCGACCGTTTTCGTCGAAAACGTGTTGGAACACACCGAGAGCGCACCGGTCTTGATTGCGGAAAGTTACGGAGGCTGCGTGACGGTCGCCGTAGAAGACGGCAGCCAACAACCGGCGATCCGCCACGAGGACACCGGCTACGGCGCCGACCTCGTATCCGGCCTGTCCGTCGTCTCGGTCCTGTGCCGTGCCTGGGGCAGCACGCCAACTCCGTCCGGCAAGACGGTATGGGCTGTCGTCGGACACGAAAATCAGTTGTAA
- a CDS encoding acyl-CoA dehydrogenase family protein, whose translation MTAGLVKHWLESGRLELPLPAAGYTAERLQQLTRLAQDDIAAARIAEAHVDAVAILHELGGKPPEPSQLWGVWAAEASDAKLTATSVSGDEFLLNGTKVWCSGAGFCTNALVSAQLPEGQRGLFAVTLTDAGVKPLPSTWWNHGMAGSDTRSVQFNNVHAILVGEPGQYLTRAGFWHGAIGVAACWLGGARRVAEPLYRSARSESADAYALAHLGAVDAALAAGDAILAAAAAQIDADPFDRAGTAQLLARRVRAVVEHAVDEAITRTGRALGPGPLCQDGRHAQRVADLTIYIRQSHAERDLAELGRLAGRRSH comes from the coding sequence ATGACCGCCGGATTAGTCAAACATTGGTTGGAATCGGGACGATTGGAACTGCCGCTGCCGGCGGCGGGGTATACCGCGGAGCGCCTGCAGCAGCTGACGCGTCTGGCGCAGGACGATATCGCGGCGGCTCGCATCGCCGAAGCTCACGTCGACGCCGTCGCGATATTGCACGAACTGGGCGGCAAACCGCCCGAACCGAGTCAACTCTGGGGTGTGTGGGCGGCCGAGGCTTCCGACGCGAAGTTGACCGCGACCAGTGTGTCCGGCGACGAGTTCCTGCTCAACGGCACCAAGGTGTGGTGTTCGGGCGCCGGGTTCTGCACCAACGCGCTGGTTTCCGCGCAGCTGCCGGAGGGGCAGCGGGGCCTGTTCGCCGTAACCCTCACCGACGCCGGGGTGAAGCCACTGCCCAGCACTTGGTGGAACCATGGCATGGCGGGCAGTGACACCCGGTCGGTGCAGTTCAACAACGTCCACGCGATTCTGGTCGGGGAGCCGGGGCAGTATCTGACCCGGGCCGGCTTCTGGCATGGGGCGATCGGCGTCGCCGCCTGCTGGCTCGGGGGGGCGCGCCGGGTGGCCGAGCCGCTGTATCGCAGCGCCCGCAGTGAGTCGGCTGACGCCTACGCCTTGGCGCACCTGGGTGCGGTCGATGCCGCGCTGGCAGCCGGCGACGCGATACTGGCCGCGGCCGCCGCTCAGATCGACGCCGACCCGTTCGACCGGGCGGGAACCGCTCAATTGCTGGCTCGCCGCGTCCGTGCGGTGGTGGAACACGCCGTCGACGAAGCAATCACCCGCACCGGACGCGCCCTCGGACCCGGTCCGCTGTGCCAGGACGGTCGGCACGCTCAGCGGGTAGCTGACCTGACCATCTATATCCGACAAAGTCATGCGGAGCGGGACCTCGCCGAACTGGGCCGCCTGGCCGGGCGACGCAGCCATTGA
- a CDS encoding glycosyltransferase: protein MSAAVSRTYDQVAVVIPAHNERKQLPQCLSALVTAGLCVSVPVTVIVVLDATEDESERLAGEYGSDVHFVRVESHNVGAARAAGFEFARALRGPDADSWYATTDADSTVDPQWLARQLVCDADMFLGLVRVTDWQDHRSEVADRYQRVYDSRVDEDHDHVHGANMAFSSRAYWRVGGFRALASGEDVDLVARFEHAGYRICRDTARSVVTSARIQARAPRGFADHLNTLAESATGDVA, encoded by the coding sequence ATGTCAGCCGCAGTGTCGCGTACCTACGACCAGGTTGCCGTCGTAATACCAGCCCACAATGAGCGGAAACAACTTCCCCAGTGTCTTTCCGCGCTGGTCACCGCCGGTTTGTGTGTTTCGGTTCCAGTCACCGTCATCGTCGTGCTTGACGCCACCGAAGACGAGAGCGAACGGTTGGCCGGGGAGTACGGATCCGACGTCCACTTCGTGCGGGTCGAGTCCCACAACGTGGGCGCGGCTCGTGCTGCGGGCTTCGAGTTTGCCCGCGCGCTGCGCGGGCCGGATGCCGACTCCTGGTACGCCACCACGGATGCGGACAGCACCGTGGACCCGCAGTGGTTGGCGCGACAGTTGGTCTGTGACGCGGACATGTTCCTGGGCTTGGTCAGGGTGACCGACTGGCAAGACCATCGCTCGGAGGTGGCCGACCGGTATCAGCGGGTCTACGACTCGCGCGTTGACGAGGACCACGACCACGTGCACGGCGCCAACATGGCCTTCAGCTCCCGGGCTTACTGGCGCGTTGGTGGCTTTCGCGCCCTGGCATCCGGGGAGGACGTTGACTTGGTAGCCCGGTTCGAGCATGCTGGCTACCGAATTTGCCGAGACACCGCACGATCGGTTGTCACCTCGGCGCGAATCCAGGCTCGGGCGCCGCGCGGATTTGCTGATCACTTGAACACGCTTGCCGAAAGCGCGACGGGGGATGTCGCATGA
- a CDS encoding PIG-L deacetylase family protein gives MRGTPATNGPRFAARPLTGGGTPVQAWLDVPRPPELDLTACTGLIVIAAHPDDETLGMGATIAQLAAAGVNVEVVSVSDGGAARPDASVAERARLEGARRDELFNAAAVLGVGTPRTLRLPDGRLGEHEGRLAGLIGEILRDCPPGSWCAANWRGDGHPDHEAVGRAAATACARTGVTLLEYPVWMWHWASPGDPVVPWNRALSMPLERWAVERKSEAAQCFSSQFEGRDPVLPAFVLRRLLAVGEVVFR, from the coding sequence TTGAGGGGCACGCCGGCGACCAATGGGCCGCGATTTGCGGCCAGACCGTTGACCGGCGGCGGCACCCCGGTGCAGGCCTGGCTGGATGTGCCTCGGCCCCCCGAGTTGGACCTGACCGCATGCACCGGCTTGATCGTCATTGCGGCGCACCCCGACGACGAAACTTTGGGAATGGGAGCGACGATCGCTCAACTGGCCGCAGCGGGCGTCAACGTCGAGGTGGTGTCGGTGAGTGACGGAGGCGCCGCACGTCCGGACGCGTCGGTGGCCGAGCGGGCCCGGCTCGAAGGCGCGCGTCGTGACGAGTTGTTCAATGCCGCAGCGGTTCTGGGTGTTGGCACGCCGCGGACGCTGCGGTTGCCGGACGGGCGGTTGGGCGAGCACGAGGGTCGTCTCGCCGGGCTGATCGGCGAGATTCTGCGCGACTGCCCGCCTGGGTCCTGGTGCGCGGCGAACTGGCGCGGTGACGGTCACCCGGATCATGAGGCGGTCGGGCGGGCGGCGGCGACCGCGTGCGCCCGCACCGGTGTGACCCTGCTGGAGTATCCGGTGTGGATGTGGCACTGGGCTAGTCCCGGCGATCCCGTCGTGCCCTGGAACCGCGCCTTGTCGATGCCGCTGGAGCGGTGGGCGGTAGAGCGTAAAAGCGAAGCTGCACAGTGCTTTTCGAGTCAGTTCGAGGGCCGGGATCCGGTTTTGCCGGCGTTCGTGCTGCGCAGGCTCCTGGCGGTGGGCGAGGTGGTTTTCCGATGA
- a CDS encoding chemotaxis protein CheB, which yields MSNGDCDLAGVVAIGASAGGVEALTQLAEGLSADLPYAFLVTLHLSPAAPSVLASIVGRRGPLPAVAAEHGTEVKPAHIYLAIPDHHLLVGDHRVVLSRGPTENGHRPAINALFRSAALVFGPRAIGVLLSGVLDDGVQGLETIRARGGVTIGQTPDDALFPAMPTNAAAAGILDYQVSAAGVGPLLKELARREITSRGAAPDETLELENRIAMAPQFATEFDTERLGPASGYTCPDCNGSLTALGHNNFRCRVGHAWSPESLLTARDDEFEAALWVALRSLREKAGLARKLADRTGHGLMAERYRHNAEEAERSLAVLSERLGLSGRPHDADG from the coding sequence ATGAGCAATGGAGACTGCGACCTCGCCGGTGTGGTTGCCATCGGCGCTTCGGCGGGGGGAGTGGAGGCGCTGACGCAGTTGGCGGAAGGGCTGTCTGCCGATCTCCCGTACGCATTTCTCGTCACTTTGCATCTGTCGCCAGCGGCGCCGAGCGTGCTGGCCAGCATCGTCGGTCGCCGCGGTCCATTGCCCGCGGTCGCCGCCGAACACGGCACCGAAGTCAAGCCGGCCCACATCTACCTAGCCATCCCGGACCACCACCTGCTGGTCGGCGACCACCGGGTGGTGCTGTCGCGAGGACCGACCGAGAACGGACACCGGCCGGCGATCAACGCGTTATTTCGTTCTGCGGCCTTGGTCTTCGGACCCCGTGCGATCGGAGTGCTGCTCTCCGGGGTGCTCGACGACGGCGTGCAGGGGCTGGAGACGATCCGCGCCCGCGGCGGGGTAACGATCGGTCAGACGCCGGACGACGCTCTTTTTCCCGCTATGCCGACTAACGCGGCCGCCGCCGGGATACTGGACTACCAGGTCAGCGCCGCCGGCGTCGGCCCCCTACTCAAAGAACTCGCGCGGCGTGAGATCACCAGTCGCGGCGCCGCACCGGATGAGACGCTGGAGTTGGAGAACCGGATCGCCATGGCACCGCAATTCGCCACCGAGTTCGACACCGAACGCTTGGGCCCCGCCTCGGGGTACACCTGCCCCGACTGCAACGGATCCCTCACCGCGTTGGGCCACAACAACTTCCGATGCCGGGTCGGCCACGCCTGGTCGCCCGAGTCGCTGCTCACCGCTCGCGATGACGAATTCGAAGCCGCGCTGTGGGTGGCGCTGCGCAGTCTGCGGGAAAAGGCCGGACTAGCCAGGAAATTGGCTGACCGCACCGGGCATGGGCTGATGGCCGAGCGCTACCGCCACAATGCTGAAGAAGCGGAACGCTCCCTGGCCGTGCTCAGCGAGCGACTCGGGCTGTCTGGGCGCCCACATGACGCGGATGGCTGA
- a CDS encoding SAM-dependent methyltransferase — MTTRLPDDYFDRMYARAEDPWELSTRWYEQRKYAITMALLPGQRYRHAFEPGCSIGMLTAELALRCDHVTAGDVADAAIRAADERLRRSGRLDGVTLMRGSLDEPWPGGPFDLLVLSEIAYYLSADTLAQVMRRECPRLLPGATVIAAHWRHPVDDYPLTGDAAHTVIAATPGLVPLGRYRDDDVVIDVFETGHALSVAARENVPGVQERSCE, encoded by the coding sequence ATGACCACCCGACTCCCCGACGACTACTTCGACCGCATGTACGCCCGCGCCGAGGACCCGTGGGAGCTCTCGACTCGCTGGTACGAACAGCGCAAGTATGCGATCACAATGGCGTTGCTGCCCGGGCAGCGATATCGGCATGCATTCGAGCCGGGCTGCTCGATCGGGATGTTGACCGCCGAATTGGCGCTGCGCTGTGACCACGTCACCGCCGGCGATGTGGCTGACGCGGCCATCCGGGCCGCCGATGAGCGGTTGCGGCGCAGCGGGCGTCTCGACGGGGTGACATTGATGCGCGGGTCGCTGGACGAGCCCTGGCCGGGCGGCCCGTTCGATCTGCTGGTGCTCAGCGAGATCGCCTACTACCTGAGCGCGGACACCTTGGCGCAGGTGATGCGCCGGGAGTGTCCTCGACTGCTGCCTGGGGCCACCGTCATCGCCGCCCACTGGCGGCACCCGGTCGACGATTACCCGCTCACGGGCGACGCGGCCCACACCGTGATCGCCGCGACGCCTGGACTCGTGCCGCTGGGGCGCTACCGAGATGACGACGTCGTCATCGACGTATTTGAGACCGGTCATGCGCTCTCGGTGGCGGCCCGGGAAAACGTGCCGGGAGTGCAGGAACGGTCGTGCGAATAG
- the mbp1 gene encoding microaggregate-binding protein 1 translates to MSDKDSGPQEGIKGVAEGIKGKAKEAVGTVTGSDDLKNEGQAQQDKADAQRDVAKKEAEAEAARSGAEAAEERQKSNQ, encoded by the coding sequence ATGAGCGACAAGGACAGTGGACCTCAAGAAGGCATCAAGGGTGTCGCCGAGGGCATCAAGGGCAAGGCCAAAGAGGCCGTCGGCACGGTGACCGGCAGCGACGATCTGAAGAACGAGGGCCAGGCCCAGCAGGACAAGGCCGACGCCCAGCGCGACGTCGCCAAGAAGGAGGCGGAGGCCGAGGCCGCACGCAGCGGCGCCGAAGCCGCCGAAGAACGTCAGAAATCCAACCAGTAG